The following DNA comes from Astatotilapia calliptera chromosome 6, fAstCal1.2, whole genome shotgun sequence.
TGCTCAGACGACCTGCGCTAATTCTCGGCATTGCGACCGTTTCTTCTTACGCGAGTTCGCTTTGATTCACCACTGAAAACCTTCATATACAAATAagggcacaaaaaaaaaaatcgaaccCCACTCTGAGTCAAAATTTGACTTTGAGTTcaagtttatttttagtttcaaaCCCGTGAACCTCACACAGTCATTTGGCTACTTCCCcaataaaatgttgaaattcAAGGTCGTGTTGTAACTTTGACAGAGATCTGATTTAAAGCAGATAGAAGATAAAtctggtttcattttttttgttaacttgATGAGATCAAAAACAAGAACTAATATTCATGTTTCAGCTAAAGTAATACTTCACCCTGCAGCAGTGATACAATAGGAAAATACTGTGGTCGTCACACTAGGAAGAAGTGTTGTCTTTTACTGCAGAGGAAGCTTTTTTGGTCTGGATTGTGGGTTTAACCATGTGTATTATGTGGTGTGCAGTAAAGAGAAGGCAATTACTAGAACCCTGCACAGGCATGGACTGAGGTTGCAGATGAAAAAAATCCATGTCTGCAGAACAGACACCTTTAAACCAGTCTTAAGTATGCTAAGGAAGAAAATATGTATACTAGAGGTCTTCACTTCAGTTGCATACTTTAAAGGCAGAGCAAAAACGGGGAGGTGGTCCAATCCGGTGAGCATGGTCGTTAATTTTTCggcatttttgtgtgtgctttgtGTGCAGAAGCTGGAAGAGCAGGACAGGAAGGCTTTAAATGTGAAGGAGCAGCTTCAGAGAGAGCACCGCTACCTCAAACGCCGCCTGGAGCAGCTCTCCGTGTCCGGATCTGTGGAGCGCATTCGCACCGATAGCATGGGCTCCACCATCTCCACCGACTCAGAGCAAGGTAGGCTGTCCTTAAAGAGCCAATCACACCTTTCTGGATTGCACTTAGACATGGATTGCGCGCCGTATTATTAGAGTACACTGTAAACGCTCTCCATGAGCCGGTTCTTTGTGCCTCAGATGTCTCTGTAGTGCTTAGTTTGAACTGTTGAGGTATGTTTGATATTCCTGAACGAGGTAACACACATGCAGTTGTTTGTCATTGTAAGGGATTATCTGCTGGGGCACAAAGATCTGGCTGTTTGTGCGGAGGTAATGGCTGCCTAAATCTGGGTTTAATCTCCAGGCACAGCAGGCTTCCTAATAAATATGCCCACGTACTGGTTGTGTGGAAATAAACAGTTTCTTCTCTCTTGATCAGTTTCTAGCAACACTAACACCCCCCAAaacattgtgtatttttttccttcttgtgtACAGAGGTGGACATCGAGGGCATGGAGTTCACGCCTGTTGAGGCAGACAGCGTGGACAGCATCAGCGACGGCGAGGAGGAGGACCAGTACAGCCTCCAGAGCAGCTCCAGTGACAACAGCTACACGGGCACACATTCCCACAGACTGCAGCCACACCACTGTTAGACCCATGGCGGACATCCATCTGTCGACCAGCTTCCTCACCCATCCACGCTTCCCTCACctcatccccctccctcccACTCTCCCCCTTTTGTGTTCACCTACGCCGCCCACTACCTACACCACCTACACAAGACCACGATGGCAGTACCCCCGAGCCTATTCTGTCCACACTTAAGACTTGCTGACTTTTCCTCCCTTCTCTGACCACTGATCCTACCTCACCATACTGTATCCTGCCTGACCCCGCCCCCTCCTTACACACCTGCCCTTTTTACCACCCAAACAGCGCAGAGCAGAGCTTGTAGTTTTTAATCTGGGTTCTGTGGTCAGGTGCGCAGCTTTGACCTGTTAATTGGTTCGAGAAAAGTAAAAGGAGAGAGTTATTATCAGGTGGCAGTAATACCACACACAGTTTGTGATATAACAGATGAAGCAGTTTGGTTTGTTCTGCAGTATATGCAACATTGGGAACCTCGGTAGTCATTTTCATCATACAGATTCTTCCCTTTTACACAACAGGATTGTGCAGGAGGTGTCCTGTCCTTTCCTTGAAACATCTGATTGGTGAAAAATGACGAAACCTTTAGAGTTTCTCATTTGGAGGCGGTGGCAGGATGTTCTCAAACCGCTGCCACCGCCCGAGCGTACCCAGTATGGGAAGCATTTTGCTTCACTTTTCGTGCGCATCGAACAAACAAAGCACGACTCTGATACCTTCACAGTCACTGTGCACTTGCGAGAAGTTTATCCACCACATCGAACTCTCCACAAAACGGTGAATTAAGCTTGCCCTTAAATGTCCAAACTTCTTACTGACTCAACTCTGCACACATGCTGAAAATGTGTCCACAGACCACCTGAGAAGGTTCGAGAGCTGCAGCAGAGCAGGAAGAATGTAAATAGATGTACAGATACTGTAGAAACCCTCGTGTCTCCCCTCTGGTTGGGTTGCCTAACCACTACTCCACACTACTGACCACTACACTATACCACCCTATGGTGTGGATGGACTACTATGTCaaacaatgagaaaaaaaaaggagtttccTCAAAACTAAAACTCTACTCCTTACATTTGACTCAAATCTTGTTTCCTTCTCAGTAGCTAATTGATGTAGCAATAAATACATGAGGCAGGTGCTTCCTCTGAGTGTTTAATCGATTCTGGCAGACCATGAGGTTCTAtgggagacttttttttttctatttttctttttttatttctagatGGGGATTTGTTGCTCACCATTAACAGACCTGCATCTCCTTCACTAACGGATGCTTCTCTGTGAGCGCGTCACCATCTACCCAGATCTCGCATTTCTCTGCAGCTCTTGTCGCCTTCTCGGTCAGAAGTCGGtggtattttaaatatttgtttaaatcgATTAACAAGTCAAAGCTGTAAACACCCgggaggggagggagggcaAGCTTGTAGTGATTTGTTCATTTTAGAGGCACTCGTTTTTATCTAACCTAGCAAACTAATCACTTTCCTTATCCCCTCGGCTGATCTGTGGCTTATTTGCGAAGCTTCGGGCACGGCTGAACACCGATGTAGGTGAACCTTGTTCTCTAACCCGTCTGTAACTTATGCACATTAGTCACTGTTGACGAACGAGGCGCTTCTGTCGCTCTCTGACCGTTTAATAATCCTTAGCCCCGGTCTCTGGCAGTCCTTTAGAGCTTggcactttaaaaagaaaaagaaaaaaaaacacacagacacaaaaagggGCAGGCCATTGAGACGGATCTGaccccacccaaaaaaaaaaagaaaagaactacAAAAGACtcgaatgaaaaagaaaaatacttgcATACAGAATCTACTCGTCACTGAAAGTGAGTTTAGCCAGTGTAGTCTATATTTCTTGTATTAAattttgtattatattttcCTAAATGTTCTCTTgtaatgaaaagacaaaaaagagtgAGTATATCTATCTtatctatatataaaaaaatatatatatataaatatatataaaaatatgagtGACAGCCAGACAGACAGGAGGCCAGGCTTGATGAAGGGAGAGTGGGAGCAGGGGAGCTGATAGACTGGCCCCTCTCCCTTTGGGTGACTCTCCTGCTGTCATTCTGTGCCTTGGTGAGCCTTCgacctccctcctcctcctcctctttggcCCTTACTCAGGTCACGCTCCCCcctgtcctctccccctctcGCTTgcatccctccctcctcctcctctggcggggccttttttaaatttcaacgTGAGACACTTCCATGCGTGAGGGCCGCGTGAAGAGAGAAGACCtcataaatgagtaaaaatTATCCCCCCCACCTCCCCCTTTATCTCAGTTCCTACTGAAGCCGCTGTTGTACTACACCCTGTCCAGGCACTCCTCCGCCCTCTCGCTGCCCGCCCGTCTGCCAGCGCCGCCTCTGTCATggagataaaaaacaaacacacacacacacacacacactggtgaactCCCATGGCAGCTTCCAGTCGCCCCAAATGGTCACCGAAGGGGTTAAAAACTTCTGGGCTTGAAGCgtgtttatctttattttgatttttttgtcattttattattgttgtatGTTGACTTGTTTGTTCGGTGGGAGCCACTGGGAGAGGAGcgataaaaaaacagaataatccAATCAATGGCAGCTTAACGGTGTTATCCTCCGAGCTCCCGGTGGTGCGTCCCAAACAAAGTGTTACCCATCGATCAGGGGACCTCTTGAGACACAGCAATATTACCATCTTGTGCTTTCTGAGGGAGGGTGGGGCGGGTGGGGCGCAGGGTTTTTAAAGACAAGCAGGTGGTTTTTGCTCTTGACTCTGTGgtgcattgttttttgtttttttttggtgacCAActcttatatatattttttaatttttacctcCTATCTGCACTCTCTCCATATTCTGCAGGAGGGGAAAAGAGATGAGgaaaaaacagctgtttgttttggggtttttttaatcatcGAGTTTACATTCATGTCAAAGACTTTGTACATGACTGTTTGTAGcaaaaaatgtccttttttcagTTTGTCAGTCAAATGAACAACTGAGTAAACCATTACTAAATGGCATATTCTCTCGCACAGAACCTCCCACAGCGATAATTGAcataaaaagaagcagaagacaAAAAGAGGGAGGGAGCGGGACGATGAGgcggtgggggtggggggtgggggtgggggtgggggggggataGATATGAGATTagagattttaaaaacacatacatatattttcactcagtGTAGTGTATGAGCAGCTGATTGGACATGCAGACATTTTGCTTGAATGTTGGATGGATCGTGTTTATGGGAAAATCTTTTAATGATGTGCCTTGGGGGGTGGGAGGGTTCTTTAAAGAGATTGTACCACTTAATGAACACTGTTGAATCAGTTgccctaactttaaaaaaaaaaaaacaacgaagtTCCCCATCTTGTTCCACTTCCCTTCTCGTGACAGAAGAAGCAAACGGTTAACGgcaagacacagagacacagaggagagtgGGGTTGTGCTGGGGTGGGAATGTTCATCAACATCAAAGtgggattttattttaaaaaacaaaacaaagtcataACAAGTACACAAGAAAAGATTTGATGTTATTGCTTTCATGCTGCTGTTGCACAGAGATTTCTAAGAGcacaaaagtttgttttttgggtgggTGTCAGCAGGCGGAGAAGAAAGAGGGTGGTGGGCATGACGGAGTATGGGGGGCGTCTGCAGCTCACGTGCACACAGATGAAGTGAGAAACACGTCTTTCTGTCCCTTAGCCTGCTGCTGCTTTAAAGGTGCTTCTACAAACCCACAGAATGACTTCCATGAAATCTTATTCCTGCCAAATAAAGAGTCACTTTTGAATCTTTTTAATGATTAATACGATAGCTTTAACTACCTGTAGGCTTTAGGTCAGCTTCCTGCTTTCTGCACTTCagccttttattttgtattttctcctTAATTGTTTTGTCCTACAACGTTAtggttcctttttttctttgtacccACATAGAAGCTAGAGGCTGAACTGGCTTGGATTTAGTTGAGGGGGAGATGATGAGGGGGTTTGTTTGGGCTGAGGGGGGAGTTCTGTGCCAGAGACCTGTGAATATGTTGCTTTTAAGCAGATGTGTAATTCAGAAGATGTATaagttccattttttttttgtgcgtgtgAGCGTGCGTACACGAGTACCTGGTGCTGGCTATGCTTTAGCAAACACTTTAAGGTATTGTGTATTCTCTCATTGtaatataattaaaatgttttatacaGAAAGCCGTGTGTGCTGGTGTCATCAGTGCTTTTCGGGGGAAGGTAGCAGATTAAAAACTGACGACCTACAGCTGAACAAAGCTGAAAGAAAATGTAGGTAAAGACGTTGAAAAGTTTCGGGGTTTCCTGTTTGGTTTACGCAGCTGTGAAACTGGAATATTGGGGGGGATGTTTAAAGTTCAGAGTTCATCTTTTGTCAGCGTGACAGCGAAGAGACATTGGGTGACGGCGTCAACAAACAGGCGCAATTAATTCGACAAATAACTCGTCAAACTTTTATTAAATCTCAGCTTAACACTGACGAGCTTCAAAACATGTCTAGCTATTAAACTGAAAGTCCAGAGAGATTTATGGACATCTTACAGCACAAAACCCTAAAGACTTCTTAAAAATACATCACATGAAtaatttttaatgataaataaaatgttggagcgaaaaaaacaaatccagtcGATTCCATCCTGAAGGGAATGCAGTTGTTGAAAACAGTTTacaacaggggtgtcaaacatacaGCCCGAGGGCCAGAACCGGCCCACCAAAAGTGTCCAATCCGGCCCAGCAGATGGGTTTAGAATattgcaaagaagaaaaacttacatttttgacatttcactgcatttgtcagttttattattttattattactgaCAAAAACATCACGCACAGCATAGCATAATACacctaaacaaaaataataaaattattctataaaattaacagtaaagatctcttatttattcatttcatttcatccagaaaaaaaaattctgttatATTACAGAACAAAAAGACCctttttctgttaatttatgCTATTATTCCTTAACGTGAAAGCCAAACAGCCGTCCTTGTTTTTCATAATGCAGAACAACAGATATATTTAAAATTGCACTTCATGTTCATAACACATCATCGTTTAAGCGcgtagttaaacttctttacgCTGAATCTAAAGGGCAAAcaactggcagtgtgtttttaaGACTTTATTAGGCAGTACTGTAGTTTCACTGGTCCGACCAACTTAAGATAAAATTACTCTCTATGCTGCCACAACacagagtttgacacccctggtttacaataaaataaacttcaACAGTAAAGAAGATTTTACTAAAGCTTTAAATTagcttaatttttttcttgtgaTTATCCATGCATCAGTACAGACCTGCTGGCAGAAACATATATGCTTTCCAAACATAAGAACGATATTACAGCAGACGCTGTGTGCTGACACCTGTAACAGATATTCTCTGCAGTTTATTGCAGTGTCAAACCTGAAAAAATGAACCGTAAAGCATTTAAGTACAGTTAAGCATTCAACTACAGCTCTGATAACTAACCGATgaagttaaattaaaattacaaaGTCACGTGATCGTGATTTGGTCTAATTTGAGCTTTTAGCTGGAGCTCAATAATAAATGATAtgttaataaatataataaacttGAAAGAGCCAATGAGAAGAAAGCATATGTGCTGATAATAACGATGTTTATAATCGTCTTTGACAGCAGATTTGTCAGCAGAGGTAACCCGACAGAGGAGTCAGACTGTTTCTTATTAAGAGAAATCGTAAACAGCGAGCATACAGCAAAACTTCAAGATGATCGAGATGATCAAAGGCAATCATGCcgagtccacacacacacacacacacacacacacacagacacacaaacacacagtgcttTCAGATAAACTGCCGGGGTTTCTGTGGGACGGCAGCAGCTGAAGCCAGCGTCTTGGCTGCTTCTTTGGCCTTTTCTGACGCGTCCTTCACTGTGTCCCTGAGCAGCCGCTGGGGCGCCTCTCCTGTGGGAAGAGAGCGAGGGTGAGGCGGGAGAGAACGAGGACGACAGGCATCAGCAACACTGCGAGATCCTTGCTGAGATCAGGATGCTCACTGACACTTCTGTGGCCGATTTTCTCGTGACTTTCATGATTTAGTAGCTTGAGAAGTGTGctgcctttttttgttcttgttgttgttttcggaGCCACCCACAGGAAAcaagcacacagaaacacacgccTTCAAAAATCAAAGAGAATACTTTTACTACAGTGAAGATAAAGTGAGCTCCTCTCCGTGCACTTGTTAACTTTTACCAGATAGTGCTCACTCAGTTCAGCGCTGTTACTAAGTCAGACCTAATGATCACAATTGTGACTTTCCTCTAACAGTCATTAAAGGTAAGGAAAGGTAAGGTgacacatacaaaaaataaatacatatcaaCAAGGACCTTTCTAAAAAGGCTTCACTGAATAAGTCTGCACTCTCCTCATCTGTATGCTGTCAGGAACAGCCTCATACTGGATTTAGCGCCAGGGGCTGCACAGTCTATTTGTGTCTGCCCTGACTATGAACCCCACAACCTCGTGTGAGAACAACAACCTGAGTCACAAAAAGACAGTGATCCCCCCCCACTCAAACACGAGATGATAAGGAGATACATTTCCTTCAAttctgcacttttatttttttaaaccgaGACGTAGATATGAAGTGCGAGTGTGCGTTAGCGCTGTCAAAGGGAAAGGgctctttgtgtgtctgaaCGCTGACAATAACAGCGGGGAGGGACTCCTTACGGTCAAAAACAAAAGTCTCTCACGTTTTTTCAAGgcagcattttttaaacaaagcaaaaattgCTTATTGGATTTAAATGTAGTAAgcaatattaaaaagaaaaaaaatccaatcagCAAACTATAGTGAAATTCATATCAGCAAAGATATGAACTTCTGGAGACGTGTGGTACTTTCAGATACTCGCATGCCAACTGTCtaagaaaacatgttttgtatCCCAAGATTGTATCTtggatcaaatcaaataaatgcataattataataaaggtcaatcaaatggaccaatatggcaaggccatgatgatccaatAGGTAAGGTAAatccttcagacaacaattctgatggctaaagagccaaatgggacaggcggaaaaaaaaaaaaaaaaaaaaaaagtattattttgtattttgtctgtgaaggttctcagtcatccaggtcatcgtagtcaaaggcgcttgcaaagaaaagcgtctggacttctttaagttgcttgaagacgtttcacctctcatccgagaagcttcttcagttctaaggtcaaatggtggagagtcccagaaataaacctagtgggagtgaccccccacagagggacaaaaggaccccctgatgatcctctaatcgcctgagccaaggtgggaaactgggcgtgggtcccaatcagccagagtttcgggtgtgttcattgtgaaacctggccccaccttatcatgcgaattcctgaagtcagatggcccaggatgtgagtgggcgttaaggcgtctcaaaactggattatagatggcagagagttggtgtcgtaaacccccgcctctgttcaaagatggtcgctcacagtggacatagatggcttctttcactcctctttcaaaccatctgtcctctctgtccaaaatgtgaacattggcatcctcgaaagagtgacctttatccttaagatgcagatggactgctgagtcttgtcctgtggaggtggctcttctgtgttgtgccatgcgcttgtgaagtggctgtttggtctctccaatgtagaggtctgagcattcctcgctgcactgtacagcatacaccacattgttaagtttgtgttttggcgttttgtctttcgggtgaaccagtttctgtctgagcgtgttgctgggtctgaaatacactgggatgtcatgcttggagaaaactctcctgagtttctctgatacaccggctacataggggatgacaatgttgttgcgtctgtccttcttatcctccctcgctggtgtctggtcttcttttctgtgcctctttgctgactttaagaacacccatttaggatagccgcacgttttgagtgcttcctttacatgtgtgtgttccttctttttcccttcaggcttagagggaacatgttctgcccagtggtgtagggtcctaattactccaagtttgtgttccaaagggtgatgggagtcaaagttCATCCTGAACCTACACaacccagagaagaaaacacacctgatgccagtcaggagaaatgggttaagaacttttcagacaggattctcactgaacctgaaaagaaagtattagccaaaggactcaattttgccatttctccacaacagttgcccatagtggacctcatcacagccacagaatctgccatacggattaataaattatcacagacagaagcagagcaaatcaggatgaaagtctcagccacgctctccagtgccaaagtccctccatccaacctcacaatacaggaaaagaaggccgtcgcttccctgagcaaagaccacaacatcactgttttaccagctgataagggaagatgcaccgtggtcctaaacactacagattaccatacaaagatcactactctcctcagtgacaacaatacctacgaagccttaaagcgagaccccacaagcagctacaaaaagaaagttatagcttgccttcaagactttgaaaaggacaaaattattgaccgccttacatatcaccgcctttacccaggggatgccataccctgcatctatggacttcctaaaatccacaaggaagctgtcccactcagacccatagtcagtagcataaactcagccacttataacattgctaaacaccttgctaccatccttgctcctctcgtggggaacaccccacaccacatcaagaactccaccgacttcaccgacaaggtccagaaacttaccctggatccagatgaaaccatggtgtcctttgatgtagtctctctcttcacttgcatacccaccacggaggccgtggagactgtcagaaaacgattacaagaagacagctccttggaggacaggaccaacttcacacccgatcagatctgcacactgttagacctctgcctcaccactacatatttcaagtacaacgaaggcttttacagacaaaaacatggctgtgccatgggctcccccgtgtcacctattgtagccaacctttacatggaggaagtgcaaaggaaggctcttggctctttcaaaggaagagtacccagccactggtacagatatgtggacgacacctgggtcaaaatcaagacacaagaagtggaatccttcactgcgcacattaacgctgtggataaaaacatcaagttcaccagggaagacacaaaacacaactgtcTGCCTTtcctgtgcacattgaagagaacggcaaactcaacatcgaagtttaccggaagcccacacacacggaccagtacctcctctttgactcccatcaccctttggaacacaaacttggagtaatcag
Coding sequences within:
- the mxd4 gene encoding max dimerization protein 4, coding for MELNSLLILLEAAEYLERRDREAEHGYASVLPYSAEFSRKKTKASPISKKTQNNRSSHNELEKHRRAKLRLYLEQLKKLVPLGPDSTRHTTLSLLKRAKMHIKKLEEQDRKALNVKEQLQREHRYLKRRLEQLSVSGSVERIRTDSMGSTISTDSEQEVDIEGMEFTPVEADSVDSISDGEEEDQYSLQSSSSDNSYTGTHSHRLQPHHC